A window from Solea senegalensis isolate Sse05_10M linkage group LG15, IFAPA_SoseM_1, whole genome shotgun sequence encodes these proteins:
- the hmx2 gene encoding homeobox protein HMX2 isoform X2: MSNAEDSGSKCSSGPISSFTIQSILGTPSDAPRSGTKELSKGPPLPPLPPPRRRSLSVSSEEECSGGEDSADCFCSDTGHSERQAHNFSCLGPAKGLMPGSEGLSRRAHLPQPLLQDYKEEQERPCRQLSPLSEERHADGGADKQGNSAKKKTRTVFSRSQVYQLESTFDMKRYLSSSERACLASSLQLTETQVKTWFQNRRNKWKRQLSAELEAANMAHASAQTLVGMPLVFRDNSLLRVPVPRSIAFPTPLYYPGSNLPALPLYNLYNKIEY, encoded by the exons ATGAGTAACGCAGAAGACAGCGGGAGCAAGTGCTCGTCGGGCCCGATTTCCAGCTTCACAATCCAGTCTATCTTGGGCACGCCGTCCGATGCGCCGCGCTCCGGGACCAAGGAGCTCTCCAAGgggccgccgctgccgccgctgccgccgccgcggAGGCGCTCACTGTCCGTGTCATCCGAGGAGGAGTGCAGCGGCGGGGAGGATTCAGCAGACTGCTTCTGCTCCGACACGGGTCACAGCGAGCGCCAAGCGCACAACTTCTCATGTTTAG GTCCCGCTAAAGGACTAATGCCTGGGAGTGAGGGGCTGTCGCGGCGTGCGCACCTGCCGCAGCCTCTGCTGCAGGATTacaaggaggagcaggagaggccGTGCCGCCAGCTGTCACCGCTGTCCGAG GAGAGGCACGCGGACGGCGGCGCGGACAAGCAGGGCAACTCGGCCAAGAAGAAGACGCGCACGGTGTTCTCGCGGAGTCAGGTGTACCAGCTGGAGTCCACCTTCGACATGAAGCGCTACCTGAGCAGCTCGGAGCGCGCGTGCTTGGCCTCCAGCCTGCAGCTGACGGAGACTCAGGTCAAGACGTGGTTTCAGAACCGGAGGAACAAATGGAAACGGCAGCTCTCGGCGGAGCTGGAGGCGGCCAACATGGCCCACGCGTCCGCACAGACACTCGTGGGGATGCCGCTGGTTTTCAGAGATAACTCCTTGCTGCGCGTTCCAGTTCCGCGCTCTATCGCCTTTCCAACGCCCCTCTATTACCCGGGGAGCAACCTGCCAGCGTTACCTTTATACAACCTGTATAACAAGATTGAGTACTGA
- the hmx3a gene encoding homeobox protein HMX3, which translates to MPETTQETCAPAKDSPFFIKNLLNCDSKPSKPKPVLAAAAAAVNKAAMAALEGGFSLSQVGDLHFPRFDLPAQRFSLPAHYLERTSAWWYPYALSSSTHLHRSEVTEKPGARDSSPTSGTDRDSPDLVLKSEPDAKDDDDDDDEHNNSKSGDEIILEESDTDEAKKDELEEWKKRDDDKKPCRKKKTRTVFSRSQVFQLESTFDMKRYLSSSERAGLAASLHLTETQVKIWFQNRRNKWKRQLAAELEAANLSHAAAQRIVRVPILYHENSASESGGAGANVPVSQPLLTFPHPGVYYSHPIVTSVPLLRPV; encoded by the exons ATGCCAGAGACGACGCAAGAGACGTGCGCTCCGGCCAAGGACTCTCCCTTCTTCATTAAGAACCTGCTGAACTGTGATAGTAAACCGTCCAAACCTAAGCCggtgctggctgctgctgctgccgccgtcAACAAGGCAGCGATGGCGGCGCTGGAGGGAGGATTTTCCCTATCACAGGTCGGGGACTTGCACTTCCCCCGCTTTGACCTGCCCGCGCAGAGGTTCAGTCTCCCGGCGCACTACCTGGAGCGCACCTCGGCGTGGTGGTACCCGTACGCCCTGAGCTCATCCACGCACCTGCACAGGAGTGAAG TCACGGAGAAACCAGGAGCCAGAGACTCGTCTCCAACCTCGGGCACAGACAGAGACTCCCCAGACCTGGTGCTCAAATCCGAGCCTGACGCcaaagacgacgacgacgatgacgacgagcacaacaacagcaagaGCGGCGACGAGATCATTCTGGAGGAGAGCGACACGGACGAGGCCAAGAAGGACGAGCTGGAGGAGTGGAAGAAGCGAGACGACGACAAGAAGCCGTGCCGCAAGAAGAAGACTCGCACGGTGTTCTCCCGGAGCCAGGTCTTCCAGCTGGAGTCCACCTTCGACATGAAGCGCTACCTGAGCAGCTCGGAGCGCGCCGGCCTCGCCGCGTCCCTCCACCTGACCGAGACCCAGGTCAAGATCTGGTTCCAGAACCGGAGGAACAAGTGGAAGAGGCAGCTGGCCGCGGAGCTGGAGGCCGCCAACCTGAGCCACGCCGCGGCGCAGAGGATAGTCCGCGTCCCCATCCTCTACCACGAGAACTCGGCGTCGGAGAGCGGAGGCGCCGGTGCCAACGTGCCCGTGAGCCAACCGCTGCTCACCTTCCCGCACCCGGGCGTCTACTACTCGCATCCCATCGTCACGTCCGTGCCGCTGCTCAGGCCGGTTTGA
- the hmx2 gene encoding homeobox protein HMX2 isoform X1, protein MSNAEDSGSKCSSGPISSFTIQSILGTPSDAPRSGTKELSKGPPLPPLPPPRRRSLSVSSEEECSGGEDSADCFCSDTGHSERQAHNFSCLGPAKGLMPGSEGLSRRAHLPQPLLQDYKEEQERPCRQLSPLSEERHADGGADKQGNSAKKKTRTVFSRSQVYQLESTFDMKRYLSSSERACLASSLQLTETQVKTWFQNRRNKWKRQLSAELEAANMAHASAQTLVGMPLVFRDNSLLRVPVPRSIAFPTPLYYPGSNLPALPLYNLYNKIEY, encoded by the exons ATGAGTAACGCAGAAGACAGCGGGAGCAAGTGCTCGTCGGGCCCGATTTCCAGCTTCACAATCCAGTCTATCTTGGGCACGCCGTCCGATGCGCCGCGCTCCGGGACCAAGGAGCTCTCCAAGgggccgccgctgccgccgctgccgccgccgcggAGGCGCTCACTGTCCGTGTCATCCGAGGAGGAGTGCAGCGGCGGGGAGGATTCAGCAGACTGCTTCTGCTCCGACACGGGTCACAGCGAGCGCCAAGCGCACAACTTCTCATGTTTAG GTCCCGCTAAAGGACTAATGCCTGGGAGTGAGGGGCTGTCGCGGCGTGCGCACCTGCCGCAGCCTCTGCTGCAGGATTacaaggaggagcaggagaggccGTGCCGCCAGCTGTCACCGCTGTCCGAGGAGAGGCACGCGGACGGCGGCGCGGACAAGCAGGGCAACTCGGCCAAGAAGAAGACGCGCACGGTGTTCTCGCGGAGTCAGGTGTACCAGCTGGAGTCCACCTTCGACATGAAGCGCTACCTGAGCAGCTCGGAGCGCGCGTGCTTGGCCTCCAGCCTGCAGCTGACGGAGACTCAGGTCAAGACGTGGTTTCAGAACCGGAGGAACAAATGGAAACGGCAGCTCTCGGCGGAGCTGGAGGCGGCCAACATGGCCCACGCGTCCGCACAGACACTCGTGGGGATGCCGCTGGTTTTCAGAGATAACTCCTTGCTGCGCGTTCCAGTTCCGCGCTCTATCGCCTTTCCAACGCCCCTCTATTACCCGGGGAGCAACCTGCCAGCGTTACCTTTATACAACCTGTATAACAAGATTGAGTACTGA